One region of Mycolicibacterium rhodesiae NBB3 genomic DNA includes:
- a CDS encoding HAD-IA family hydrolase — MTARPQLVIFDLDGTLTDSAEGIVASFRHALATIGADVPDGDLASMIVGPPMHHTLREMGLGEQADDAIAAYRADYLARGWAMNRPFDGIASLLADLRAAGIRLAVATSKAEPTAHRILDHFGLDEHFEVIAGASVDGLRATKSAVVKHALAQLEPLPDRLLMVGDRSHDVEGAAEHGIDTVVVGWGYGGADFDGPDAVVPHARVATVNELREVLGV, encoded by the coding sequence GTGACGGCCCGCCCACAGCTGGTGATCTTCGACCTCGACGGCACCCTGACCGATTCGGCAGAGGGCATCGTGGCCAGCTTCCGTCATGCGCTGGCCACGATCGGCGCCGACGTCCCCGACGGCGATCTGGCGTCCATGATCGTCGGCCCGCCGATGCACCACACGCTGCGGGAGATGGGTCTCGGCGAGCAGGCCGACGACGCGATTGCCGCGTATCGCGCGGACTACCTGGCCCGCGGCTGGGCGATGAACCGTCCGTTCGACGGAATCGCTTCCCTGCTCGCCGACCTGCGGGCCGCGGGGATTCGGCTGGCGGTGGCCACCTCGAAGGCCGAACCAACCGCGCATCGGATCCTCGACCACTTCGGTCTCGACGAGCATTTCGAGGTCATCGCGGGCGCGAGCGTCGACGGCCTTCGCGCGACGAAGTCCGCGGTCGTCAAGCACGCGCTGGCCCAGCTGGAACCGTTGCCGGACCGACTGCTGATGGTCGGCGACCGGTCACACGACGTCGAGGGCGCCGCAGAACACGGCATCGACACGGTTGTCGTCGGATGGGGATACGGGGGCGCGGACTTCGACGGCCCCGATGCGGTGGTCCCTCATGCCCGTGTCGCCACCGTGAACGAACTGCGGGAGGTGCTCGGTGTCTAG
- the cobC gene encoding Rv2231c family pyridoxal phosphate-dependent protein CobC has translation MASQSRPGARYHGDQAAAPGMLDFAVNVRADGPPSWLVDRLTARMADLGRYPSEADETRARTAVAARHGRSVDEVALLAGGAEGFALLPNLRPRSAALIAPSFTEPEAALAAAGVPLHHVVLAPPYRLGDGVVPEDADLVVVGNPTNPTSVLHTREQLAALRRPGRIVVVDEAFADAVPGEPESLAAQSLPDVIVLRSLTKTWALAGLRVGYAFAPAALLDRLTARRPHWPLGVLQLEAITACSAPDAVAEADRGAQRLHQLRAEMVDGLTSIGVDVVDGCAPFVLFAVEDAELMRKHLDGKGVAVRRCDTFVGLDGQFLRAAVRPEWPALVEAMAEVMP, from the coding sequence GTGGCAAGCCAATCCCGCCCGGGAGCGCGTTACCACGGCGACCAGGCCGCAGCCCCGGGCATGCTGGACTTCGCCGTCAACGTGCGCGCCGACGGGCCGCCGTCATGGCTGGTCGATCGGCTCACCGCCCGGATGGCCGACCTCGGCAGGTACCCGAGCGAAGCCGACGAGACACGTGCGCGAACCGCCGTCGCCGCACGACACGGACGCAGCGTCGATGAGGTGGCGTTGCTCGCCGGGGGAGCCGAGGGGTTCGCACTGCTGCCGAACCTGCGGCCGCGGTCGGCGGCACTGATCGCGCCCTCGTTCACCGAACCCGAGGCCGCACTGGCCGCGGCAGGCGTGCCGTTGCACCATGTGGTGCTCGCCCCGCCCTACCGGCTGGGCGACGGCGTCGTGCCGGAGGACGCCGACCTCGTCGTCGTCGGGAACCCGACCAATCCGACCTCGGTACTACACACCCGTGAACAGCTCGCTGCGCTGCGCAGGCCCGGCCGGATCGTCGTCGTCGACGAGGCGTTCGCAGACGCGGTGCCCGGTGAGCCCGAGTCGCTGGCCGCGCAGTCGCTCCCCGACGTGATCGTGCTGCGCAGCCTCACGAAGACATGGGCACTGGCAGGTCTACGTGTCGGCTACGCGTTCGCGCCCGCCGCGCTGCTCGACCGGTTGACCGCACGACGCCCACACTGGCCGCTCGGGGTGTTGCAGCTGGAAGCGATCACCGCGTGCAGCGCACCCGATGCCGTTGCCGAGGCCGACCGCGGCGCACAACGCCTGCACCAGCTGCGTGCCGAGATGGTCGACGGCCTGACTAGCATCGGAGTAGATGTCGTCGACGGATGTGCGCCCTTTGTCCTCTTCGCGGTCGAGGATGCCGAACTGATGCGAAAGCACCTCGACGGCAAGGGTGTTGCGGTGCGGCGGTGTGACACCTTCGTCGGCTTGGACGGCCAGTTCCTGCGGGCGGCGGTGCGACCGGAGTGGCCGGCGCTGGTCGAGGCGATGGCCGAGGTGATGCCGTGA
- a CDS encoding Nif3-like dinuclear metal center hexameric protein, which translates to MSAHLSDVIDVLEAAYPPRLAQDWDSVGLVCGDPSETVGNVTVAVDATAAVVNEVPDGGLLLAHHPLLLRGVDTVAADTAKGALLHRMIRSGRALFTAHTNADAASPGVSDALAAALGLTVEEVLEPIPTGIGLDKWVVFVPAENTDAVREAMFAAGAGRIGDYSHCSWSATGIGQFLPHDGAAPAIGTIGTVERVPEERVEMIAPSRVRGHLLASMRTAHPYEEPAFDVFELAPLPGDVGLGRVGSLPRPESLSAFVSRVHDALPGTSWGIRASGDPEAQVSRVAVCGGAGDSLLDTVAAAGVQAYVTADLRHHPADEHRRASEVALVDVAHWASEYPWCTQAADLLRDHFGDALPVRVSAVRTDPWNVERTRHES; encoded by the coding sequence GTGAGCGCCCACCTGTCCGACGTCATCGATGTCCTGGAGGCGGCCTACCCGCCGAGGCTGGCACAGGACTGGGATTCGGTGGGCCTGGTCTGTGGCGACCCGTCGGAGACCGTCGGAAACGTGACGGTCGCTGTCGACGCCACCGCCGCCGTCGTCAACGAGGTGCCCGACGGCGGCCTGCTGCTCGCGCATCATCCGCTGCTACTTCGCGGGGTCGACACCGTCGCCGCCGACACGGCCAAAGGCGCACTGCTGCACCGGATGATCCGCTCCGGACGCGCGCTGTTCACCGCGCACACCAACGCCGACGCGGCATCGCCCGGGGTGTCGGACGCGCTCGCTGCGGCGTTGGGTCTCACGGTGGAGGAGGTCCTCGAGCCGATACCGACCGGAATCGGTCTGGACAAGTGGGTGGTGTTCGTCCCCGCCGAAAACACCGACGCGGTAAGGGAAGCGATGTTCGCCGCGGGTGCCGGACGCATAGGCGACTACTCGCACTGCAGCTGGAGCGCGACGGGCATCGGCCAGTTCCTTCCGCACGACGGTGCCGCGCCCGCCATCGGCACGATCGGGACGGTCGAGAGGGTGCCGGAGGAACGGGTGGAGATGATCGCGCCGTCGCGGGTTCGCGGGCATCTGTTGGCGTCGATGCGCACGGCGCATCCCTATGAGGAACCCGCCTTCGATGTCTTCGAGCTGGCACCGCTGCCCGGCGACGTCGGTCTGGGCCGCGTCGGCTCACTGCCCAGACCGGAATCGTTGTCGGCCTTCGTGTCACGGGTGCATGACGCGCTGCCTGGAACGTCGTGGGGCATCCGTGCCTCCGGCGATCCCGAAGCACAGGTGTCCCGTGTGGCGGTCTGCGGTGGAGCAGGTGATTCGCTGCTCGATACCGTCGCGGCCGCCGGAGTGCAGGCCTACGTGACAGCCGACCTGCGGCACCATCCCGCCGACGAGCACCGGCGGGCATCCGAGGTGGCGCTCGTCGACGTCGCACACTGGGCCAGCGAGTACCCGTGGTGCACGCAGGCGGCGGACCTGCTGCGAGACCATTTTGGAGATGCCTTACCCGTACGTGTGTCAGCGGTTCGTACTGACCCCTGGAACGTCGAGAGAACGAGGCATGAAAGCTGA
- a CDS encoding zinc ribbon domain-containing protein, translating into MKAEVIQQRSLLELAELDAERARIEHRAGHLVELQRLEEIQAMHREANDRLAALQIALEDLDEQVRKFEAEIDAVRQREDRDRGLLDSGATDAKQLTELQHELETLERRQSSLEDSLLEVMERREELQTEQAAELTKIDELQRDLGEAQQAYDDARSELDQLREQSLSRRDELVAGLDPDLVALYERQRTGGGAGAGLLQGGRCGACRIEIDRGELARISAAAEDDVLRCPECGAILLRVKGSGK; encoded by the coding sequence ATGAAAGCTGAAGTAATCCAACAACGTTCGTTGCTCGAACTGGCGGAACTCGATGCGGAGCGGGCCCGGATCGAGCATCGGGCTGGCCACCTCGTCGAGCTGCAGCGGCTCGAGGAGATTCAGGCGATGCATCGGGAGGCCAACGATCGGCTGGCTGCCCTGCAGATCGCGCTGGAGGACCTCGACGAGCAGGTGCGCAAGTTCGAAGCCGAGATCGACGCCGTCCGCCAGCGTGAGGATCGCGACCGCGGACTGCTGGATTCGGGAGCCACGGATGCCAAGCAGCTCACCGAGTTACAACACGAGTTGGAGACGCTCGAGCGCAGGCAATCCTCGCTCGAGGACTCGCTGCTCGAGGTGATGGAGCGCCGCGAGGAACTGCAGACCGAGCAGGCCGCCGAGCTCACGAAGATCGATGAGCTGCAGAGAGATCTGGGGGAGGCGCAGCAGGCATACGACGACGCGCGCAGTGAACTCGACCAGCTGCGTGAGCAATCCCTCTCCCGGCGGGACGAACTCGTCGCCGGCCTCGACCCCGATCTGGTGGCGTTGTACGAGCGTCAGCGCACCGGCGGCGGCGCGGGCGCCGGCCTGTTGCAGGGCGGCCGGTGCGGTGCCTGCCGGATCGAGATCGACCGGGGTGAACTGGCGAGGATCTCCGCCGCCGCCGAGGACGACGTGCTCCGCTGCCCCGAGTGCGGCGCAATCCTGCTGCGGGTCAAGGGGTCCGGTAAATGA
- a CDS encoding bifunctional RNase H/acid phosphatase, whose amino-acid sequence MKVIVEADGGSRGNPGPAGYGAVVWTVDRRTVLAERKQAIGHSTNNVAEYSGLIAGLEEAATLGASEVEVNMDSKLVVEQMSGRWKVKHPDMVPLHQQATALSTRFDRVTYTWVPREKNSHADRLANEAMDAAAELDTPPTEVAEEQRPNPAGWTGARGAPTRFLLLRHGQTELSVERRYSGRGNPALTDLGRRQAEAAAQFVAEKGGIGAVITSPLQRAYDTAEAAAKALGLDVSVDADLIETDFGDWEGLTFGEAAERDPQLHKRWLRNTSVAPPNGESFDVAAERVGRARARIIAEHPGETVLVVSHVTPIKTLLRIALDAGASILYRLHLDLASLSIAEFYPDGAASVRLVNQTAYLA is encoded by the coding sequence ATGAAGGTGATCGTCGAGGCCGACGGGGGATCGCGCGGCAACCCCGGACCCGCAGGCTACGGCGCTGTGGTGTGGACTGTGGACCGCAGAACTGTGCTCGCCGAGCGCAAGCAGGCCATCGGGCACTCCACCAACAACGTCGCCGAATACAGCGGGCTGATCGCGGGCTTGGAGGAGGCCGCGACGCTGGGCGCCTCCGAAGTCGAGGTCAACATGGACTCCAAGCTCGTGGTGGAGCAGATGTCGGGCCGCTGGAAGGTCAAGCATCCCGACATGGTGCCGCTGCATCAACAGGCCACGGCCCTGTCGACGCGATTCGATCGCGTGACCTACACCTGGGTGCCGCGCGAGAAGAACAGCCACGCCGACCGGCTGGCGAACGAGGCGATGGATGCGGCCGCCGAACTGGACACGCCTCCGACCGAAGTCGCCGAGGAGCAGCGCCCGAATCCCGCGGGGTGGACCGGCGCACGCGGTGCACCCACCCGATTCCTGTTGCTGCGCCATGGCCAGACCGAACTCTCGGTCGAACGGCGGTATTCGGGCCGCGGCAATCCGGCGCTGACAGATCTCGGCCGTCGGCAGGCCGAAGCGGCCGCACAGTTCGTGGCCGAAAAGGGTGGCATCGGGGCCGTCATCACGTCGCCGCTGCAGCGCGCCTACGACACCGCTGAGGCGGCGGCCAAGGCGCTGGGACTCGACGTCAGCGTCGATGCCGATCTGATCGAAACCGACTTCGGCGACTGGGAGGGGCTGACGTTCGGCGAGGCCGCCGAGCGCGACCCGCAGTTGCACAAACGATGGCTGCGCAACACCAGCGTGGCGCCGCCGAACGGGGAGAGCTTCGACGTCGCCGCCGAGCGGGTCGGTAGGGCCCGGGCGCGGATCATCGCGGAACACCCCGGTGAGACAGTGCTCGTGGTGTCGCATGTGACACCGATCAAGACGCTGCTTCGCATCGCGCTCGATGCGGGCGCGAGCATCCTCTATCGGTTGCACCTGGACCTCGCCTCACTGTCGATCGCCGAGTTCTATCCCGACGGCGCGGCCTCGGTACGGCTGGTCAACCAGACGGCCTACCTGGCCTAG
- a CDS encoding helix-turn-helix domain-containing protein: MQANDQDSVDLRVRKRLRDLRMQRGLTLEEVASRSSIDVSTLSRLESGKRRLALDHLPRLAAALLVSTDELLRAPEAEDPRVRANSHTRHGITYWPLTRQAAGGLHAYKIRIGARRRTPPAELPVHEGQEWMYVLSGQVRLILGERDFIVKPGEAVEFSTWTPHWFGVLDGPAEAITIFGIHGERLHLHG, encoded by the coding sequence ATGCAGGCAAACGACCAAGACAGCGTCGATCTGCGCGTGCGCAAGCGCTTACGTGATCTCCGGATGCAGCGAGGTCTCACGCTCGAAGAAGTCGCAAGCCGGTCGAGCATCGACGTGTCGACTCTGAGTCGCCTCGAGTCGGGTAAGCGGCGACTCGCGCTCGACCATCTTCCCCGCCTCGCCGCCGCACTGTTGGTGAGCACCGACGAACTGCTTCGTGCCCCCGAGGCGGAAGACCCGCGGGTACGGGCGAACTCGCACACCCGCCACGGGATCACGTACTGGCCGCTGACCCGGCAGGCCGCCGGCGGGCTGCACGCCTACAAGATCCGCATCGGTGCCCGACGCCGCACACCGCCCGCCGAACTACCGGTGCATGAGGGTCAGGAGTGGATGTACGTACTGTCCGGGCAGGTGCGGCTGATACTCGGAGAGCGCGACTTCATCGTCAAACCCGGTGAAGCCGTGGAATTCTCGACGTGGACACCACACTGGTTCGGGGTGCTGGACGGCCCCGCGGAAGCGATCACGATATTCGGCATCCACGGTGAACGCCTGCACTTGCACGGCTAG
- a CDS encoding class I SAM-dependent methyltransferase — protein sequence MVWPFLKGDDMSTPDAKEHWEQHYGERERVWSGRVNARLAEVAPELPVGRALDLGCGEGADSVWLAERGWDVVGVDISDTALQRARSAAEARGVGDRIDFQQHDLSQTFPDGEFDLVSAHFFHSTLPLDRTRIFVRAAEAVKPRGTMLIVDHSGPPPGETKLDHHHHLFVRPEEVVAALDLPDAEWEPAQTRVVERVVTWADREPFTWHDNVIVLRRRSFG from the coding sequence ATGGTCTGGCCGTTCCTGAAGGGAGACGACATGTCAACGCCTGACGCCAAAGAACACTGGGAACAGCACTACGGCGAACGCGAGCGGGTGTGGAGTGGACGGGTCAATGCCCGCCTCGCCGAGGTGGCCCCTGAACTCCCGGTCGGCCGAGCACTCGATCTCGGCTGCGGCGAAGGTGCGGATTCGGTGTGGCTCGCCGAGCGCGGCTGGGACGTCGTCGGAGTGGATATCTCCGACACCGCGCTACAACGGGCGCGTTCGGCAGCCGAGGCGCGCGGCGTGGGAGACCGGATCGACTTCCAGCAACACGACTTGTCGCAAACATTTCCGGACGGCGAGTTCGACCTGGTGAGTGCCCACTTCTTCCATTCCACCCTGCCGCTGGACCGCACCCGGATCTTCGTGCGGGCCGCCGAGGCCGTGAAGCCGCGCGGCACGATGCTGATCGTCGATCACAGCGGGCCTCCGCCCGGGGAGACGAAACTGGACCACCATCACCACTTGTTCGTGAGGCCGGAGGAAGTAGTCGCGGCGCTGGACCTGCCGGATGCCGAATGGGAGCCGGCGCAGACGAGAGTGGTCGAGCGGGTGGTGACCTGGGCCGACCGGGAGCCCTTCACCTGGCATGACAACGTCATCGTGCTGCGGCGTCGCAGTTTTGGCTAG
- a CDS encoding 2OG-Fe(II) oxygenase, which produces MHQERVDSGDWDAITAELNDFGGALLPRLLTDAETDAIKRLYPDDRVFRSTVDMRRYRFGEGEYRYFHQPYPEPIEALKQALYPRLLPIARDWWAKLGRESPWPDTLDDWLDMCHAARQQKSTAILLKYGIGDWNALHRDLYGELMFPLQVVINLSEPNVDHTGGEFLLVEQRPRAQSRGTSTLLPRGHGFAFTTRERPVRSARGWSASPVRHGVSAVRSGQRFTLGLVFHNAT; this is translated from the coding sequence ATGCACCAGGAGCGTGTGGACTCGGGCGACTGGGACGCAATCACCGCTGAGCTCAACGACTTCGGAGGTGCGCTGCTGCCCAGGCTGCTCACCGATGCCGAAACCGACGCGATCAAGCGGCTCTACCCCGATGACCGCGTCTTCCGGTCGACGGTCGACATGCGCAGGTACCGGTTCGGCGAAGGTGAGTACCGGTACTTTCACCAGCCCTACCCCGAACCGATCGAAGCGCTCAAGCAGGCGCTGTACCCGCGACTGCTGCCCATCGCGCGGGACTGGTGGGCGAAGCTCGGCCGGGAGTCCCCCTGGCCGGACACCCTCGACGACTGGCTCGACATGTGTCACGCGGCACGGCAGCAGAAGTCGACGGCCATCCTGCTCAAGTACGGTATTGGCGACTGGAATGCACTCCATCGAGATCTGTATGGCGAGTTGATGTTTCCGCTGCAGGTCGTCATCAACCTGAGCGAGCCGAACGTCGACCACACCGGTGGTGAATTCCTGCTCGTCGAGCAACGCCCGCGGGCGCAGTCGCGCGGCACGTCGACGCTGCTGCCGCGCGGACACGGGTTCGCGTTCACCACCCGGGAGCGGCCGGTGCGCTCGGCGCGCGGTTGGTCGGCGTCACCGGTACGCCACGGCGTCTCCGCGGTTCGCTCGGGCCAGCGGTTCACGCTCGGCCTGGTCTTCCACAACGCGACGTGA
- a CDS encoding methylated-DNA--[protein]-cysteine S-methyltransferase, translating to MDSAADALAPGLISHPGGAERLPDMSTRHCIIDSRLGELTVVADGDALTGVYFRHHWHRPDQSSFRTLIDAHSDVLLAAIPHGATVTYGELANALADGTTPQEVGQAVCRNGQLTGYAGGLKRKQFLLDFEEPADVVKAARLF from the coding sequence GTGGACTCCGCGGCTGACGCCCTGGCGCCCGGCCTGATCTCACATCCGGGTGGCGCCGAGCGTCTACCGGATATGAGCACTCGACACTGCATCATCGACAGCCGCTTGGGCGAGCTGACCGTCGTCGCCGACGGCGATGCACTCACCGGCGTCTACTTCCGGCACCACTGGCATCGGCCGGACCAGTCCAGTTTCAGGACACTGATCGACGCGCACTCCGATGTCCTGCTGGCCGCGATCCCCCACGGCGCCACCGTCACCTACGGCGAACTCGCCAACGCGCTCGCCGACGGAACGACACCGCAGGAGGTCGGTCAGGCCGTCTGCCGCAACGGTCAACTGACGGGCTACGCGGGCGGACTGAAGCGCAAGCAGTTCCTGCTCGACTTCGAGGAGCCCGCCGACGTCGTTAAGGCGGCGAGGCTGTTCTGA
- a CDS encoding methyltransferase family protein, which yields MRTTSAALGSAAFFVVAPGTFVGLGPWLITGWEIPESSPPLRVVLGTVFIVVGLIPPVHAFVQFARAGGTPMPLAPTERLVVTGFNRFVRNPMYVGLLTAILGQALLFDSPWLVIYAVIGWVATASFVHWYEEPTLVRTYGEQYEKYRRNVPAWTPRLTPWRPA from the coding sequence GTGCGAACCACCTCCGCAGCGCTCGGATCGGCGGCGTTCTTCGTCGTCGCGCCGGGGACGTTCGTCGGGCTGGGCCCGTGGCTGATCACCGGATGGGAGATCCCAGAGTCCAGCCCGCCGCTGCGTGTGGTGCTCGGGACGGTGTTCATCGTGGTCGGACTGATCCCACCGGTGCACGCGTTCGTCCAGTTCGCGAGGGCGGGCGGAACACCGATGCCCCTCGCGCCCACCGAGCGGCTCGTCGTGACGGGGTTCAACCGCTTCGTCCGCAACCCCATGTACGTCGGGCTGCTGACCGCGATCCTTGGCCAGGCTCTGCTTTTCGACAGCCCGTGGCTGGTGATCTACGCGGTCATCGGGTGGGTCGCGACGGCGTCGTTCGTGCACTGGTACGAGGAACCGACGCTGGTACGCACCTACGGCGAGCAGTACGAGAAGTACCGCCGCAACGTCCCCGCGTGGACTCCGCGGCTGACGCCCTGGCGCCCGGCCTGA
- a CDS encoding VOC family protein: MIKIASAHLWVHDQDVALKFWTENVGMEVRQDVSLPDMDNTFRWLTVGPPGQDDVSIVLMAVPGEPVMDAVTRKQVQELTAKGFAGTVFLTTEDIQSDYDDMTARGVEFTEPPHQMPYGIDSGFRDPSGNSVRLTQLAPPPANTV; the protein is encoded by the coding sequence ATGATCAAAATCGCAAGCGCCCACCTGTGGGTACACGACCAAGACGTCGCGTTGAAGTTCTGGACCGAGAACGTCGGAATGGAAGTGCGCCAAGATGTTTCGCTGCCCGACATGGACAACACGTTCCGGTGGTTGACCGTTGGCCCGCCGGGTCAGGATGACGTGTCGATCGTGTTGATGGCGGTGCCCGGCGAACCTGTGATGGATGCGGTGACGCGCAAGCAGGTGCAGGAGCTGACCGCAAAGGGTTTCGCCGGCACGGTGTTTCTCACCACGGAAGACATCCAGTCCGACTACGACGACATGACCGCCCGCGGCGTCGAGTTCACCGAACCTCCACATCAGATGCCCTACGGCATCGACTCGGGCTTTCGCGATCCCTCGGGAAACAGCGTGCGACTCACCCAATTGGCGCCGCCTCCGGCCAATACTGTCTAG
- a CDS encoding helix-turn-helix transcriptional regulator, with amino-acid sequence MSQVPPARYLLRAKDLVDARYADPITVDDLAAAAGLSRAHFSRMFTRTFGESPRAYLQTRRLERAASLLRHTDRSVADICVMVGLQSVGSFTTSFSRVYGMPPAAYRASMPPAAIYARVPSCILARDTRPPADSRVRKTAHGEKTSDGSRP; translated from the coding sequence ATGTCCCAGGTGCCGCCGGCCCGTTATCTCCTGCGGGCCAAGGATCTGGTCGACGCGCGCTACGCCGATCCGATCACCGTCGACGACCTGGCCGCCGCGGCGGGGCTGTCGCGTGCCCATTTCAGCCGCATGTTCACCCGGACATTCGGCGAGTCGCCCCGGGCGTATCTGCAGACGCGGCGTCTCGAGCGAGCGGCGTCGCTGCTGCGCCACACCGATCGCTCGGTAGCCGACATCTGCGTCATGGTGGGCCTGCAGAGCGTGGGGTCGTTCACCACCAGTTTCTCGCGGGTCTACGGCATGCCGCCGGCCGCCTACCGCGCCAGCATGCCGCCGGCCGCGATCTATGCGCGCGTGCCGAGTTGCATCCTGGCTCGCGATACCCGGCCACCTGCCGACAGCCGCGTTCGCAAGACAGCACACGGGGAGAAGACGAGCGACGGCAGCCGACCGTAG